A DNA window from Methanobrevibacter sp. contains the following coding sequences:
- a CDS encoding DUF2149 domain-containing protein — MIRRRKGKFISQGEEDPMTGTSNLVDAMLVISVGLLIFLVISWNIQNIVFNENMDEEQKQKVKNAIQEISQIDQGSELNQTPDLSKSSGKGFTEMGKVYKDSNTGKLIMVEG; from the coding sequence ATGATTCGTCGAAGAAAAGGAAAATTTATTAGTCAGGGCGAAGAAGACCCGATGACTGGAACATCAAATCTGGTTGATGCAATGCTGGTTATTTCTGTTGGACTGTTGATATTTCTGGTTATTTCATGGAACATACAAAATATAGTGTTCAATGAGAACATGGACGAAGAACAAAAACAGAAAGTGAAAAATGCAATACAGGAAATTTCACAAATCGATCAGGGAAGCGAATTAAATCAAACTCCTGATTTAAGCAAATCTTCGGGAAAAGGTTTTACTGAAATGGGTAAGGTTTATAAAGATTCGAACACGGGTAAATTAATCATGGTCGAAGGTTAG
- a CDS encoding MotA/TolQ/ExbB proton channel family protein, with translation MVAIPGSELLTATLNVISQSLQIPVIIFLLIFAVFAVFAFGGLISDYKTRIKLNRNYKEELVFSLVNAHTIDELKETIGGSDIYDSQKDVLLKIANSHSLSSESRESWALNLIEEEEVEMAKSLEKVDIVTRIGPTLGLMGTLIPMGPGLAALGNGDVTTLAGAIIVAFDTTVVGIGSGAIAYVISKIRRRWYEEYSFNLQLFVNAVLENLKG, from the coding sequence TTTGCAGATTCCAGTTATTATTTTCTTACTTATATTTGCAGTTTTTGCAGTTTTTGCTTTTGGAGGTCTTATTTCAGATTATAAAACTCGTATAAAATTAAATAGAAATTATAAGGAGGAATTGGTATTTTCTCTTGTCAATGCTCATACGATTGATGAACTTAAAGAAACTATTGGCGGTTCTGATATTTATGACTCTCAAAAAGATGTTTTATTAAAAATTGCTAATTCCCATTCATTGTCTAGTGAATCACGCGAATCATGGGCTTTAAATTTAATAGAGGAAGAAGAAGTGGAGATGGCGAAATCCCTTGAAAAAGTGGATATTGTTACCCGTATTGGTCCAACTCTCGGATTGATGGGTACATTGATACCAATGGGTCCTGGTCTTGCAGCTTTAGGTAACGGTGATGTTACAACATTGGCAGGAGCCATTATCGTTGCATTCGATACAACAGTTGTAGGTATCGGGTCTGGAGCTATCGCTTATGTCATTTCAAAAATTAGGCGCAGATGGTATGAAGAATATTCCTTTAATCTTCAATTATTCGTTAATGCAGTTTTAGAAAACTTAAAAGGTTAA